The following coding sequences lie in one Marinobacter sp. ANT_B65 genomic window:
- a CDS encoding putative quinol monooxygenase — protein sequence MLSDDADENKFTIVEKWAAQAALDAHDNTEYMLAADAHSPTFRAGPASIMKARAVF from the coding sequence TTGTTAAGCGATGATGCAGATGAGAATAAATTTACTATTGTGGAAAAATGGGCAGCGCAAGCGGCTCTTGATGCCCACGATAATACAGAATACATGCTAGCTGCTGACGCCCACAGCCCAACATTCCGTGCTGGGCCGGCGAGTATTATGAAGGCCCGCGCAGTATTCTGA
- a CDS encoding GFA family protein: protein MKFYESSPGEHKGFCSNCGSSLYIRFDAALEVYGLPLGTLDTDPGVKAERHVFVGSKAPLRSALRPLFKHYYRSRYVEIIGLFDCSVFFAVWRFFYCGSN from the coding sequence CTGAAGTTCTACGAATCTTCCCCGGGTGAGCATAAAGGCTTCTGCTCAAACTGCGGCTCCAGCCTCTACATCAGGTTCGATGCAGCCCTCGAGGTCTATGGTCTCCCACTCGGAACACTTGATACCGACCCGGGAGTAAAAGCCGAGCGCCATGTGTTCGTTGGCAGTAAGGCACCGCTTCGCTCAGCGTTGAGGCCTCTTTTCAAACATTACTATAGGAGTAGGTATGTCGAAATTATTGGTTTATTTGACTGCTCTGTTTTTTTTGCTGTATGGCGCTTTTTTTATTGTGGCTCCAATTGA
- a CDS encoding GNAT family N-acetyltransferase, whose translation MVIVETPRLVLRELTSNDVGALSGILGDPAVMEFSTNGPCTEDDTRKFIDWCLESYREHGFGQWGIADRSSGAIIGFCGLSQVDLNGVQEVEVAYRLARAAWNQGLASEAAAAALAYGFSQCHFDSVIAIIANRHVVSARVAEKVGMKIDTYTKYRDWDVGIYRKHLEADLRIS comes from the coding sequence ATGGTTATAGTTGAAACGCCGAGATTAGTGCTTCGGGAGCTCACCTCGAATGATGTTGGCGCGCTTTCAGGAATTCTTGGCGATCCGGCGGTAATGGAGTTCTCAACCAACGGGCCGTGCACTGAGGATGATACCCGAAAGTTTATTGACTGGTGTCTGGAGTCGTACCGGGAGCATGGTTTTGGTCAGTGGGGAATTGCTGACCGTTCGTCGGGAGCGATTATTGGTTTTTGCGGCCTGAGCCAGGTTGATCTTAACGGAGTGCAGGAGGTAGAGGTTGCTTATCGCCTTGCGCGTGCTGCGTGGAATCAGGGGCTCGCCTCAGAAGCTGCCGCCGCAGCGCTGGCGTATGGCTTTTCACAGTGCCATTTTGACTCAGTTATCGCGATTATCGCTAATCGTCATGTTGTTTCTGCCCGAGTAGCAGAGAAGGTGGGGATGAAAATTGATACATATACAAAGTACCGCGACTGGGATGTTGGGATCTATCGTAAACATCTGGAGGCTGATCTGAGGATCAGCTGA
- a CDS encoding YHYH protein, translating into MTQPFIEKKLLQKAGVCILLLFLVACGDGNSSSGDSSSDNSSSDDSSLASDDGDISTGTGATSGVMCDYDDTTYNSQPSLTYTSTSTWTCTDSTRELTANGIPDHEVGTFPNPGNPNVISEQVVSASFTLEPAETTIPTELGGPRGPAGYVLNGVKIDASTAGSCDDSGTSCSLVDNSGSWNIEALGQTSFDFGTDQNNAHVQPDGAYHYHGMPEGFITKRAGSSTSMTLIGWAADGFPIYARYGYSVADDASSGLKVITGSYQLVSSVSASRPSTTTYPMGTFQQDWEYVEGSGDLDECNGRVGVTPEFPAGIYHYYATDTYPYFQRCVKGEVETSGELLPPPPF; encoded by the coding sequence ATGACGCAGCCGTTCATAGAAAAGAAACTACTTCAGAAAGCAGGTGTCTGTATTCTCCTGTTATTCCTTGTCGCATGTGGCGACGGGAACAGCAGCTCTGGCGACAGTAGCTCTGATAACAGCAGCTCCGACGACAGCAGCCTGGCCTCGGATGACGGCGATATCAGCACGGGTACCGGCGCCACCTCCGGTGTTATGTGCGATTATGATGACACCACCTATAACAGCCAGCCATCGCTGACCTACACCAGCACTTCCACCTGGACCTGTACTGACAGCACCCGGGAACTCACCGCCAATGGGATTCCGGACCACGAAGTGGGCACCTTCCCGAACCCGGGCAACCCCAATGTCATTTCCGAACAGGTCGTGTCCGCAAGCTTTACCCTGGAGCCGGCAGAAACCACCATACCTACGGAACTTGGCGGCCCTCGCGGCCCGGCAGGCTATGTACTCAACGGTGTGAAAATTGACGCCAGTACAGCGGGCAGTTGTGATGACTCAGGCACATCCTGCAGCCTTGTGGATAATTCCGGCAGCTGGAACATCGAAGCCCTGGGACAGACCAGCTTCGATTTCGGAACCGACCAGAACAACGCCCACGTGCAGCCGGATGGTGCCTACCACTATCACGGTATGCCTGAAGGCTTCATAACCAAGCGCGCAGGCAGCAGTACCTCCATGACGCTTATCGGCTGGGCTGCCGACGGCTTTCCCATCTATGCCAGATACGGTTACAGCGTTGCCGATGACGCCAGCTCCGGCCTGAAAGTCATCACCGGCAGTTACCAGCTGGTCAGCTCGGTCAGTGCCTCCCGGCCGTCGACCACAACCTATCCCATGGGTACCTTCCAGCAGGACTGGGAATATGTTGAAGGCTCCGGGGATCTGGATGAGTGCAACGGCCGCGTTGGTGTCACCCCGGAATTTCCGGCTGGCATCTACCACTACTACGCCACCGACACCTATCCATACTTCCAGCGCTGCGTTAAAGGCGAAGTGGAAACATCCGGGGAACTGTTACCCCCGCCACCTTTCTGA
- a CDS encoding DUF4345 domain-containing protein has product MSKLLVYLTALFFLLYGAFFIVAPIEMANLVTGSSPSSASATIDFRATYGGAQLAIGVALIFVMTLRKDIALALVIVATTLLSMAFGRLMGILVDGQPNILMYVYLAAEVVFGALALNFRKSVAPLALR; this is encoded by the coding sequence ATGTCGAAATTATTGGTTTATTTGACTGCTCTGTTTTTTTTGCTGTATGGCGCTTTTTTTATTGTGGCTCCAATTGAAATGGCAAATTTGGTTACAGGCTCAAGCCCCAGTTCAGCGTCAGCAACTATAGATTTTAGAGCAACTTATGGCGGCGCACAGCTTGCGATCGGTGTTGCTTTAATATTCGTAATGACATTGAGGAAAGACATAGCCTTGGCTTTAGTGATCGTTGCAACCACATTGTTATCTATGGCTTTTGGTCGTCTGATGGGTATCCTGGTCGATGGTCAACCCAACATATTAATGTACGTATATCTGGCCGCAGAGGTAGTGTTTGGAGCATTGGCACTGAATTTCAGGAAGTCAGTGGCACCGTTGGCTTTGAGGTAA
- a CDS encoding ATP-binding cassette domain-containing protein, giving the protein MMSPNSLVSHRWLVPSLLGLLALTGAVLSFTLGGYGLLVMTLIALTTVVCSGLNILIGLSGQISFGHVAFYAIGAYISALMTMAGVPLVLAMACAAIVTAAVGALLAIPAVRVSGPYLAMVTIAFGFIVHHGLIEWRSLTGGANGLIGVPMPDTGSLPASTGLALIAVALMVASLLFFHRLAGSSCGRAIRSVKATEIAARSLGFNPVQTKTLAFALSALFAGLAGSLLSPLMMFINPDSFPFTQSILFVLAVVVGGAGTVFGPLLGAILIVLVPELLSSMAEMRLLLFAGVLLGVLWIAPTGALGVLQARFSKPERLVPRQQPDSARLASFLTCDAGAPDGLHVKDIGIRFGGVQAAERVSFNAMPGTVTSIIGPNGAGKTTVLNMVSGFYAPDSGRIELNDDLAGLPAWKIARAGIARTYQTTQLFAGLTVLENLLAGMQRGRLGDFWRKPDPQQVDIAMDLLALVGYRGSVHTQAEALPHVDRRLVEIARALALRPRVLLLDEPAAGLSRADTDQVTGLLRTIAGYGIAVILVEHDMTMVMSVSDRILVLDSGHPIAWGEPEEIRSNPEVVRAYLGSTDYQAPPRPQAWDGSRDATLFVKDLVIDYGAAPVVEGVSLVVNPGELIAILGANGAGKSSILQAIAGLHSASGGSVVLNNENIETLDANQIAGKGLALVPEGRQVFPELSVRDNLLMGAYSRTDNANLDQDVNDILARFPRLQDRINSPAGLLSGGEQQMVAIGRGLMAKPSILLLDEPSLGLAPAMVAELYDALATLRDEGVTLLLVDQMANLALQVADRAYVLETGRVVHSGDAETLLNDPELEAAYLGENVA; this is encoded by the coding sequence ATGATGTCCCCCAATTCCCTGGTTTCTCATCGATGGCTGGTACCAAGTCTGCTGGGCCTTCTGGCACTGACAGGCGCGGTGCTGTCCTTTACCCTCGGTGGCTACGGCCTGCTGGTCATGACACTCATCGCCCTGACAACAGTCGTGTGCAGCGGCCTCAATATTCTGATTGGCCTTAGCGGTCAGATCTCGTTTGGCCACGTCGCGTTCTACGCCATTGGCGCCTATATCTCTGCATTGATGACCATGGCAGGAGTCCCTCTGGTGTTGGCCATGGCCTGCGCGGCCATAGTCACCGCAGCTGTCGGCGCCCTGCTGGCAATACCGGCGGTGCGTGTCAGCGGCCCCTACCTCGCCATGGTGACCATCGCCTTCGGCTTTATCGTGCACCACGGCCTGATTGAGTGGCGCTCCCTTACCGGTGGCGCCAACGGCCTGATCGGCGTGCCGATGCCGGATACCGGCAGCCTCCCCGCCAGCACCGGGCTCGCCCTGATTGCAGTAGCACTGATGGTCGCCTCGCTACTGTTTTTCCACCGCCTTGCTGGCAGCAGCTGTGGGCGGGCAATCCGCTCCGTAAAGGCAACAGAAATCGCAGCCCGTTCTCTGGGCTTCAATCCGGTTCAGACCAAAACTCTGGCCTTCGCCCTGTCGGCACTTTTCGCCGGGCTGGCGGGATCACTATTGTCGCCGCTGATGATGTTTATCAACCCGGATTCCTTTCCCTTTACCCAGTCCATTCTTTTTGTACTGGCAGTGGTTGTCGGCGGTGCCGGAACCGTGTTCGGGCCCTTACTGGGTGCCATTCTTATTGTGCTCGTGCCGGAACTGCTGTCCAGTATGGCGGAGATGCGACTTCTCTTGTTTGCCGGGGTCCTGCTGGGGGTACTATGGATCGCACCTACCGGCGCGCTTGGCGTGCTCCAGGCCAGATTTTCGAAACCGGAGAGACTGGTGCCCCGGCAACAGCCGGATTCTGCCCGACTGGCGAGCTTCCTGACCTGCGATGCGGGTGCTCCTGACGGTCTGCATGTGAAGGACATAGGCATCCGGTTCGGCGGCGTCCAGGCGGCCGAACGGGTCAGCTTCAATGCCATGCCTGGCACTGTCACCAGTATTATCGGGCCCAACGGTGCCGGCAAGACGACGGTACTGAACATGGTCAGCGGCTTCTACGCACCAGACAGCGGCCGCATTGAACTCAACGATGACCTGGCCGGCCTGCCCGCCTGGAAAATCGCCCGGGCCGGGATTGCCCGGACCTACCAGACCACCCAGTTGTTTGCAGGGCTGACTGTACTTGAGAACCTGCTGGCAGGTATGCAACGTGGCCGCCTGGGGGATTTCTGGCGCAAACCCGACCCTCAACAGGTAGACATTGCCATGGATCTGCTGGCCCTCGTGGGCTACCGGGGATCAGTGCATACCCAGGCCGAAGCCTTGCCTCATGTCGATCGTCGCCTGGTGGAAATCGCCCGGGCCCTGGCACTCAGACCAAGAGTGTTGTTGCTGGATGAGCCGGCCGCAGGCCTGAGCCGGGCCGATACCGATCAGGTCACCGGACTGCTTCGAACCATTGCAGGCTATGGTATTGCCGTGATTCTGGTAGAGCACGATATGACTATGGTGATGTCTGTTTCAGACCGCATTCTGGTGCTGGACTCCGGACACCCCATCGCCTGGGGGGAGCCAGAAGAGATTCGTTCCAACCCCGAGGTTGTGAGAGCTTACCTGGGAAGTACCGATTACCAGGCACCGCCGCGCCCCCAAGCCTGGGATGGCAGCCGGGACGCTACCCTGTTCGTCAAGGATCTCGTAATCGATTACGGCGCCGCCCCGGTGGTCGAGGGTGTAAGCCTGGTGGTAAATCCGGGCGAACTGATTGCCATTCTTGGGGCCAATGGCGCGGGCAAATCCAGCATTCTTCAGGCCATTGCGGGACTGCACTCAGCCTCCGGGGGCTCAGTGGTGCTCAATAACGAAAATATCGAAACCCTGGACGCCAACCAGATTGCCGGCAAGGGCCTGGCTCTGGTACCCGAGGGCCGCCAGGTATTCCCGGAACTGAGTGTGCGGGACAACCTGCTTATGGGGGCTTATTCCCGTACGGATAACGCCAATCTTGATCAGGATGTGAATGACATTCTCGCGCGCTTCCCCAGGCTGCAGGACCGCATTAACAGCCCCGCCGGCCTGCTGTCCGGGGGCGAGCAGCAGATGGTAGCCATAGGCCGCGGGCTAATGGCAAAACCTTCAATCCTGCTATTGGACGAACCCTCTCTGGGGCTGGCACCTGCCATGGTGGCCGAGCTTTACGATGCCCTGGCCACTCTGCGTGATGAAGGCGTCACCCTGTTACTGGTAGATCAGATGGCCAATCTGGCCCTCCAGGTAGCGGACCGGGCTTATGTACTGGAAACCGGGCGGGTAGTGCACTCCGGCGATGCCGAGACTCTACTTAACGATCCGGAACTCGAAGCCGCTTATCTGGGGGAAAATGTTGCATGA
- a CDS encoding cysteine-rich CWC family protein encodes MNKEEYVNPENCPLCNKPNHCGCLANSSKPCWCMDEEITFPDSLLNQVVDAAKNKACICKPCALKHKNGQ; translated from the coding sequence ATGAATAAAGAAGAATATGTAAACCCTGAAAATTGCCCTTTGTGCAATAAACCTAATCACTGTGGTTGTTTGGCAAATAGCAGTAAACCATGCTGGTGTATGGACGAGGAAATTACGTTTCCTGACAGCCTGTTAAACCAGGTCGTTGATGCAGCCAAAAACAAAGCCTGTATCTGCAAGCCCTGTGCGCTAAAGCATAAAAATGGCCAGTGA
- a CDS encoding nucleotidyltransferase family protein, with protein MDKTTKIAVNEVVNKYDPHTVIIYGSRARGDATEESDVDMACFLDSPRISEDFRDFEGIFLDAWIYPTESMKNPTHFVQMGAAFCAVDKLGYGSKLLKEINKIIKNGPDPLTKKEKLNIVELRIKNLKRVHKGDVEGNHRRAGLQYNLLETYFILRDKWFFGAKSSLSWLKENDLIAFELFRNVYQNPDDYEALKELTLYTTSV; from the coding sequence ATGGATAAAACTACAAAAATTGCTGTAAATGAGGTTGTTAATAAGTATGACCCGCATACTGTAATTATTTATGGTTCAAGAGCAAGAGGGGATGCAACAGAAGAAAGTGATGTAGATATGGCGTGCTTTCTTGACTCTCCGCGTATTTCGGAAGACTTCCGTGACTTTGAAGGTATTTTTCTTGATGCATGGATATATCCTACGGAGTCCATGAAAAATCCAACTCATTTTGTTCAAATGGGCGCAGCATTCTGCGCTGTTGATAAATTAGGTTATGGAAGTAAATTATTAAAAGAAATAAATAAAATAATAAAAAATGGTCCAGATCCATTAACTAAAAAAGAAAAATTAAACATTGTTGAGTTGAGAATAAAAAACCTAAAACGGGTGCATAAAGGTGATGTAGAAGGAAATCATAGAAGGGCTGGGTTGCAGTATAACCTTCTTGAGACATATTTTATTTTAAGGGATAAGTGGTTTTTTGGAGCAAAGAGTAGCCTGTCCTGGCTAAAAGAAAATGATTTGATTGCTTTTGAACTTTTTAGAAATGTTTATCAAAACCCTGATGATTATGAAGCTTTAAAAGAACTGACACTGTATACAACCAGCGTATAA
- a CDS encoding glutathione S-transferase — protein MSLPRLYSFRRCPYAMRARLGILFAGQKVELREVVLRNKPAQMLAISPKGTVPVLELAEDESPARPVIEESREILVWALQQEDPQGLLNVDLVGAHTLIDRNDNEFKHWLDRYKYADRYPESSQLEYRRQGEVFLQILEHSLTRNRYLLGDDISIADIGIMPFVRQFAHVDREVFYSLPYPHLQQWLKGWLEHPAFQQAMIRFQPWQEGDEVVEFPAGSH, from the coding sequence ATGTCTTTGCCTCGTTTGTATTCCTTTCGTCGTTGTCCATACGCTATGCGCGCGCGGCTCGGTATTTTGTTTGCCGGGCAGAAGGTGGAGCTGCGGGAGGTAGTGCTTCGAAACAAGCCGGCGCAGATGCTGGCTATCAGCCCTAAAGGCACGGTCCCCGTTCTGGAGTTGGCCGAGGATGAGAGCCCGGCGAGACCCGTTATCGAGGAAAGCCGGGAAATACTGGTGTGGGCGCTGCAGCAGGAAGATCCACAGGGTTTGCTCAACGTCGATCTGGTAGGCGCGCATACTCTGATTGACCGAAACGATAACGAATTTAAACACTGGCTGGATCGCTATAAGTACGCCGACCGCTATCCTGAATCCAGCCAGCTGGAATACCGGCGACAGGGTGAAGTGTTTCTGCAGATACTGGAACATTCGTTAACCAGGAACCGGTACCTGCTGGGGGACGACATCAGCATCGCTGATATCGGTATTATGCCTTTTGTACGACAGTTCGCCCATGTAGACCGGGAGGTGTTTTACAGTCTGCCTTACCCTCATCTACAGCAGTGGCTGAAGGGCTGGCTGGAACACCCTGCGTTTCAGCAGGCCATGATCAGATTTCAACCCTGGCAGGAAGGTGATGAAGTAGTGGAATTCCCTGCCGGTAGCCACTAA
- a CDS encoding amidohydrolase family protein, protein MSSILFKNLRLPDQPEKITELRVEDGRFTRNFSNDASPSTEIDLEGHLVLPGLIETHIHLDKACIMDRCRLQEGTLEEAVASTSAAKSEFTEADVYQRGAHILEQAISQGTTHMRTHVELDPGIGLTGFRAIRRLQQDYAWGISLEICVFPQEGLLNNPGTEELLCEALENGATVLGGCPYMDSDPAGQIQRLFELAERYNCDLDLHLDFDLNPRGMTIPEVIQCTLAHGWQHRVTIGHATKLSALEPEQFRETALALAEAGVQVTALPATDLFLTGREATHNVPRGVAPLARLHACGVTCSLSTNNVGNPFTPFGDVSLIRQANLLANVCHLGTAAELARCLAWISEESAKLIRLQDYGLTPGCKADFIALDADSPAAVIANLAQPMMAFKGGRQSFERKPAKLFVPTSPN, encoded by the coding sequence ATGAGTTCAATACTGTTCAAAAACCTGAGGCTTCCAGACCAACCGGAGAAGATCACTGAACTGCGGGTAGAAGATGGCAGATTCACCCGGAACTTCTCCAACGACGCATCACCATCAACCGAAATCGATCTGGAAGGCCACCTGGTTCTGCCAGGCCTCATCGAGACCCACATTCACCTCGACAAGGCCTGCATCATGGACCGTTGCAGGCTGCAGGAAGGCACTCTGGAGGAAGCCGTGGCCAGTACCAGTGCTGCCAAGTCGGAATTCACAGAGGCAGATGTTTACCAGCGGGGCGCCCACATCCTCGAACAAGCCATTTCCCAGGGTACCACCCATATGCGTACCCACGTGGAACTGGACCCCGGCATCGGCCTGACCGGCTTCCGGGCAATCCGCCGGCTGCAGCAGGACTACGCCTGGGGTATCAGCCTGGAAATCTGTGTATTCCCTCAGGAGGGCCTGCTCAATAATCCAGGTACTGAAGAGCTACTGTGCGAAGCTCTGGAAAACGGCGCCACTGTTCTTGGCGGCTGCCCTTATATGGATAGCGATCCCGCTGGCCAGATCCAGCGACTGTTCGAACTCGCGGAGCGTTACAACTGTGACCTGGATTTGCACCTGGACTTCGACCTCAACCCCCGGGGTATGACGATACCGGAAGTGATTCAATGTACCCTGGCCCATGGCTGGCAGCACCGGGTTACTATCGGCCACGCCACCAAACTATCGGCGTTAGAGCCAGAGCAATTCAGGGAAACCGCTCTGGCTCTGGCCGAAGCAGGCGTTCAGGTGACGGCATTACCGGCCACAGACCTGTTCCTCACCGGCCGGGAGGCCACCCACAATGTGCCACGGGGCGTAGCGCCGCTGGCAAGGCTACATGCCTGTGGTGTGACCTGTTCGCTGTCCACCAATAACGTAGGAAACCCCTTCACACCCTTCGGCGATGTATCGCTCATCCGCCAGGCCAACCTGCTGGCCAATGTCTGTCATCTGGGCACAGCGGCGGAGCTGGCGCGCTGCCTGGCGTGGATTTCGGAGGAGTCGGCGAAGCTGATCCGCCTGCAGGACTATGGTCTGACACCGGGTTGTAAGGCCGACTTTATCGCACTGGATGCCGATTCACCGGCGGCGGTGATCGCGAACCTCGCGCAGCCGATGATGGCCTTCAAAGGTGGCCGTCAGAGTTTTGAACGCAAACCCGCAAAGCTTTTCGTGCCGACAAGCCCTAACTGA